Proteins from a genomic interval of Sporolactobacillus sp. Y61:
- a CDS encoding PspA/IM30 family protein codes for MSNLFTRIKDSISADLNDLLDQKEQKNPIAMLNQHLRRCEKEVKRVRELIDRQYFLKDTFMKEYHQAADMAAKREHQADIAEHAAETELAGFARKEQQDYAEKATRLKSAYKKNVRQIDQLEQKYADMKRKLKDMYLKRMELMSRENIANASRRIDHVIRPDQAFGQSFSKFEESELYLERLEQKVNADYHHNTIDARIRQIERELEKKDTEARS; via the coding sequence ATGAGTAACCTGTTTACCCGTATCAAAGATTCCATTTCAGCTGATCTGAATGATCTGCTCGACCAGAAGGAACAGAAAAATCCGATTGCCATGCTGAATCAGCATCTGCGCCGCTGTGAAAAGGAAGTGAAGCGTGTCCGTGAACTGATCGACCGCCAGTATTTTCTGAAAGACACCTTCATGAAAGAATATCATCAGGCAGCGGACATGGCGGCAAAACGTGAGCACCAGGCAGATATCGCTGAACACGCTGCTGAAACGGAACTCGCCGGATTCGCACGCAAAGAGCAGCAGGACTACGCAGAAAAAGCGACACGTCTGAAATCGGCGTATAAAAAAAACGTACGCCAGATTGATCAGTTGGAACAGAAGTACGCGGACATGAAGCGTAAGCTGAAGGATATGTATCTGAAAAGGATGGAATTGATGAGCCGTGAAAACATCGCCAATGCCAGCCGGCGGATCGATCATGTGATCCGTCCGGACCAGGCGTTCGGCCAGTCTTTCTCGAAGTTCGAAGAAAGTGAACTGTACCTGGAGCGTCTGGAGCAGAAAGTGAACGCGGATTATCATCATAACACCATTGATGCGCGGATTCGCCAGATTGAACGCGAGCTGGAGAAAAAGGATACTGAAGCCCGATCCTGA
- the liaF gene encoding cell wall-active antibiotics response protein LiaF, with protein sequence MIPLFEQFRNDKYSWTLIGGLILIIVQAVFGDWGFLFPAALFGAMVYYGKNKTPSRKGKIIFWIGIAGLIFTVVNLIVFKLVILILLIFLVYEFVQNKKHPKHIFPVFHPDSDDEAGSETVSGTPLLKNKWFGYQKTPDGDYEWQDINIQTGAGDTLIDLSRTILPKKESVIFIRHFAGRVRILVPYGVEAALQYSMVLGQLQFFDRKIPQLVNSSLTFETKDYAQAEQKVKIFVSGVAGNLEVRRI encoded by the coding sequence GTGATCCCCTTGTTCGAACAGTTCAGAAACGATAAATACAGCTGGACACTGATTGGCGGACTGATACTGATTATTGTTCAGGCTGTATTCGGCGATTGGGGATTTCTCTTCCCGGCCGCCCTCTTCGGCGCCATGGTCTATTATGGAAAAAATAAAACTCCCTCAAGGAAGGGAAAAATCATTTTCTGGATTGGGATCGCCGGGCTTATTTTCACCGTAGTGAACCTGATTGTCTTTAAATTAGTGATTCTGATCCTGCTTATTTTCCTGGTCTATGAATTTGTTCAGAACAAAAAACATCCGAAACACATTTTTCCGGTATTTCATCCGGATTCAGACGATGAAGCAGGATCAGAAACGGTATCCGGGACCCCGCTCCTGAAAAATAAATGGTTCGGGTACCAGAAGACCCCCGACGGAGATTATGAATGGCAGGATATTAACATCCAGACAGGTGCCGGGGACACGCTGATTGATCTCAGCCGGACGATACTCCCGAAGAAGGAGTCAGTGATCTTTATTCGTCACTTTGCCGGGCGCGTCCGTATTCTCGTCCCTTATGGTGTCGAAGCGGCCCTGCAGTATTCGATGGTTCTCGGTCAGCTTCAATTTTTTGACCGAAAAATTCCACAGCTGGTCAATTCATCCCTCACCTTTGAGACAAAAGACTATGCACAGGCCGAACAGAAAGTGAAAATTTTCGTTTCTGGCGTAGCCGGTAATCTGGAGGTGCGTCGCATATGA
- a CDS encoding sensor histidine kinase gives MTAMKRQILTGVFFAFGFLILFSVLYLFAFPIDDWSLLWRRQIWNLPFVFIVPVLALSAGTVAGVLSGFFWRNALMSVSDAVDGLTEGLATDVSGAPHLEELENIQGRLSRLAGQMALQAQQVQKMSNEKAEAEEAAIEKIVSEERNRLARELHDSVSQQLFAASMLMSTINELRPSVDDPESKQLRLVEATIHQAQLEMRALFLHLRPIQLHGKALKDGMEGLLGELRQKVPMKISWHIEPVTLEKGIEDQLFRILQESVSNTLRHARAKSLDVLLIRREKWIIMRVTDDGTGFRPKETKPGSYGLQNMKERASQIGGQLKLVSVPGKGTSLEVKVPVLKEDEGND, from the coding sequence ATGACGGCCATGAAAAGGCAGATACTGACCGGCGTGTTTTTCGCATTCGGTTTTCTGATTCTGTTTTCAGTGCTTTACCTGTTTGCCTTCCCGATCGATGACTGGTCCCTGCTCTGGAGGCGGCAAATATGGAATCTTCCCTTTGTCTTTATCGTTCCTGTTCTCGCTCTGTCGGCAGGTACAGTGGCCGGTGTGCTTTCCGGATTTTTCTGGCGGAATGCACTCATGTCAGTCAGTGACGCTGTGGACGGTCTGACAGAAGGCCTTGCAACGGACGTATCCGGGGCGCCGCATCTTGAAGAACTGGAAAATATTCAGGGGCGACTGAGCAGGCTGGCCGGACAGATGGCTCTTCAGGCTCAACAGGTGCAGAAAATGTCCAATGAGAAGGCTGAAGCTGAAGAAGCAGCCATAGAGAAAATTGTCTCTGAAGAACGTAACCGTCTTGCCCGCGAGCTGCACGACTCGGTCAGCCAGCAGCTGTTCGCCGCATCCATGCTCATGTCAACAATTAACGAGCTGCGGCCCTCTGTCGATGATCCGGAATCAAAGCAGCTCAGACTGGTTGAGGCAACGATTCATCAAGCGCAGCTTGAAATGCGGGCGTTGTTTCTCCATCTCCGTCCGATTCAGCTTCATGGTAAGGCGCTGAAAGACGGGATGGAGGGCCTTTTGGGAGAACTCCGGCAGAAAGTCCCGATGAAAATCAGCTGGCACATTGAACCGGTCACACTTGAAAAAGGAATTGAAGATCAATTGTTCCGGATCCTCCAGGAATCGGTATCCAATACTCTCCGTCACGCCCGGGCGAAGTCACTTGACGTGCTTCTGATCCGTCGTGAAAAATGGATTATTATGCGGGTGACCGATGACGGTACCGGATTCCGGCCAAAAGAGACGAAGCCCGGATCGTACGGGCTCCAGAATATGAAAGAACGCGCATCGCAGATCGGCGGCCAGCTGAAACTGGTCAGTGTCCCGGGAAAGGGAACGAGCCTTGAGGTCAAGGTTCCTGTACTTAAGGAGGATGAGGGAAATGATTAG
- a CDS encoding response regulator transcription factor — MIRVVFVDDHEMVRIGVSAYLSAQQDIDVVGEASNGSEGVDMVLDLKPDIILMDLVMDQMDGIEATKQIIARWPEAKIIIVTSFLDDDKVYPAIEAGATSYLLKTSKASEIADAIRTTYGGQSVLEPEVTEKVIARMNHRQPKALHESLTKREMEVLLLMAKGKSNQEIADELYIALKTVKVHVSNILSKLEVQDRTQAVIYAFQHNLCH; from the coding sequence ATGATTAGAGTTGTGTTTGTCGATGATCATGAAATGGTCCGGATCGGGGTCTCGGCGTATCTGTCTGCTCAGCAGGATATCGATGTGGTCGGCGAAGCGTCAAACGGGAGCGAAGGCGTCGATATGGTTTTAGACCTGAAACCGGATATTATCCTCATGGATCTGGTCATGGATCAGATGGACGGCATCGAAGCAACCAAACAGATTATCGCCCGGTGGCCGGAAGCAAAGATTATTATTGTCACGAGTTTTCTTGATGACGACAAGGTCTATCCGGCAATCGAGGCCGGAGCCACCAGCTATCTGCTCAAAACATCCAAAGCTTCTGAAATTGCCGATGCGATCCGGACAACCTATGGCGGCCAGTCCGTACTTGAACCTGAGGTGACGGAAAAAGTTATCGCCCGAATGAATCACCGGCAGCCAAAGGCCCTGCATGAGTCGCTGACGAAGCGTGAAATGGAAGTGCTTCTTCTGATGGCAAAGGGAAAAAGCAATCAGGAAATCGCCGATGAACTTTACATAGCCCTGAAAACGGTCAAAGTGCACGTCAGTAACATCCTGAGTAAACTGGAGGTTCAGGATCGGACGCAGGCCGTCATTTATGCCTTCCAGCATAATCTGTGCCACTGA
- a CDS encoding gamma-type small acid-soluble spore protein has product MAKKTNAGTNVEQVKKQNAQSQSGAGQFGSEFASETNAQEVRQQNKKSQQNKQ; this is encoded by the coding sequence ATGGCTAAGAAGACAAATGCGGGCACGAATGTTGAACAAGTGAAAAAGCAAAATGCCCAGTCCCAGTCCGGGGCAGGTCAGTTCGGCAGCGAATTTGCCAGCGAAACAAACGCTCAGGAAGTTCGTCAGCAGAACAAGAAATCTCAGCAAAACAAACAGTAA
- the mutY gene encoding A/G-specific adenine glycosylase: protein MENVVKKMTEVCKIEPRAEPSWQLKKSNGVKPVNPEFIQSFNHDLLSWFHQNSRDLPWRRTKNPYYIWISEIMLQQTQVDTVIPYYQKFIERFPTIEALAHAPEEDVLKRWEGLGYYSRARNLQAGVREVAEKYGAQVPDKKKELLSIRGIGPYTAGALLSMAFGEPEPAIDGNVMRVMSRIFLIDADIARARTRKLFEQRVAAFIAETDPSAFNQSLMDLGAMICRPKNPNCGACPVRKYCKAYEEGVQQDYPVKSRAKKPRLADYAVLLISDSRGRLMIEKRPSTGLLAGLWQFPMISMTGHGKGYVRRSAEKTFGTRCDLHKTPFTCTHRFSHLIWNLSLYTGKLDEADKMGNRHWVTPEQLERYPFPVPHQKVIEWMKKNYSMNS from the coding sequence ATGGAAAATGTGGTGAAAAAAATGACAGAAGTGTGTAAAATAGAACCTCGTGCAGAACCTTCCTGGCAATTGAAGAAATCAAATGGAGTGAAACCTGTGAATCCGGAATTTATTCAGTCATTTAATCATGATCTTCTGTCATGGTTTCATCAGAACAGCCGGGACCTGCCCTGGCGGCGTACAAAGAATCCGTATTATATCTGGATTTCCGAAATCATGCTGCAGCAGACCCAGGTGGATACGGTGATCCCGTATTATCAGAAATTTATCGAACGTTTTCCAACTATAGAAGCACTTGCTCATGCGCCTGAAGAAGATGTTCTGAAAAGATGGGAAGGGCTGGGTTATTATTCAAGAGCACGCAATCTTCAGGCCGGTGTGCGTGAAGTCGCGGAGAAATATGGGGCACAGGTTCCGGATAAAAAAAAAGAACTGCTCTCGATCCGCGGAATCGGACCCTATACAGCTGGTGCACTGCTCAGTATGGCATTCGGTGAACCTGAGCCGGCAATAGACGGCAATGTGATGCGTGTCATGTCCCGTATTTTTCTCATCGACGCGGATATTGCCAGGGCGCGGACACGAAAACTGTTTGAGCAGCGGGTTGCCGCATTTATTGCCGAGACTGATCCATCCGCGTTTAATCAAAGCCTGATGGATCTTGGCGCCATGATCTGCCGTCCGAAAAACCCGAACTGCGGTGCCTGCCCGGTCAGGAAATACTGCAAGGCATATGAAGAGGGCGTGCAGCAGGATTATCCGGTAAAGAGCCGGGCAAAAAAACCGCGCCTGGCAGATTACGCGGTTTTACTGATCAGTGACAGCCGGGGACGTCTGATGATCGAGAAACGGCCATCAACGGGTCTGCTCGCCGGGCTCTGGCAGTTTCCGATGATCAGCATGACCGGTCACGGAAAAGGCTATGTCAGGCGGTCTGCGGAGAAAACATTCGGGACGCGGTGTGATCTGCATAAAACTCCTTTTACCTGTACCCACAGGTTCTCACATTTGATCTGGAACCTGTCTCTTTATACCGGGAAACTGGATGAAGCGGATAAAATGGGAAACAGGCACTGGGTCACGCCTGAGCAGCTGGAGCGGTATCCTTTTCCTGTCCCGCATCAGAAAGTCATCGAATGGATGAAAAAAAATTACAGCATGAACTCATAA
- a CDS encoding metal-dependent hydrolase has translation MDTATHVVIGFGLAGIATLDPAVAGSSLTFQAVMLGTVAGSVIPDIDTVLKLKNNATYIRNHRGMTHSLPVTMLWPYLIAMLTMMIFPGANASHVLFWAAVGVFLHVFSDIFNAYGTQAIRPLSDQWIALGVINIFDPFIFSLHIMGLIIWQTIGHPGITFLIIYAILIAYYILRIHHHHQMVMEVRKQLPNLTKVLLSPTMRWSHYHLAAESADRYYVGKIEGKKLILIDAFNRKPIDRRDGKIRAAMKDKNVRAFLSFSPMYRWTVSERNGRYVIQFTDLRYFSKGMYPFTATVWLNNALSIQSSYTGWVFSEKKLRKKLVLAQTKA, from the coding sequence ATGGATACAGCAACTCATGTTGTTATTGGATTTGGTCTTGCGGGCATTGCGACACTGGACCCGGCTGTAGCGGGAAGTTCGCTGACTTTTCAGGCTGTCATGCTGGGTACTGTTGCAGGATCCGTTATTCCGGACATTGATACGGTTTTGAAACTGAAAAACAATGCCACGTACATCCGCAATCATCGGGGCATGACGCACTCTCTTCCGGTCACTATGCTGTGGCCGTACCTGATTGCCATGCTGACGATGATGATTTTCCCAGGAGCGAATGCATCACATGTTCTGTTCTGGGCCGCAGTCGGCGTCTTTCTGCATGTGTTTTCAGACATTTTTAATGCCTATGGCACACAGGCGATCCGGCCGCTGAGCGATCAATGGATTGCACTCGGCGTTATTAATATCTTTGACCCGTTTATTTTCAGCCTGCACATTATGGGATTGATCATCTGGCAGACGATCGGTCATCCAGGGATCACCTTCCTCATCATCTATGCCATCCTGATTGCCTACTATATACTGCGCATCCATCATCATCACCAGATGGTGATGGAAGTAAGAAAACAGCTTCCGAACCTGACCAAGGTTCTTCTGTCTCCGACAATGAGATGGTCGCATTATCATCTTGCTGCCGAGAGTGCAGATCGTTATTATGTAGGAAAAATCGAAGGCAAAAAGCTGATTCTGATTGACGCGTTCAATCGGAAACCGATAGACCGCCGTGATGGAAAAATCCGGGCCGCGATGAAGGATAAAAATGTGCGCGCCTTTCTGTCTTTTTCGCCAATGTATCGCTGGACGGTATCTGAGAGAAACGGCCGCTACGTCATTCAGTTCACGGATCTGCGCTATTTTTCAAAGGGCATGTATCCTTTTACGGCTACTGTGTGGCTGAATAACGCTTTATCTATACAGAGTTCTTACACGGGCTGGGTCTTCAGCGAAAAGAAGCTCAGGAAGAAGCTGGTCCTTGCCCAGACTAAAGCTTAA
- a CDS encoding YfhH family protein gives MERRFSEMTPYELTDKIREFTEKARKLEQSGMLNELAVYERKIDMAKAYLMDPQSFKPGQIYYVDQRPFTIDHMKGTFAWGTFENEDKFCAFPISLLKKKKWVRQ, from the coding sequence TTGGAGCGACGATTCAGTGAAATGACGCCTTATGAATTAACCGATAAAATCAGGGAATTTACAGAGAAAGCCAGAAAACTAGAGCAGTCGGGGATGCTCAATGAGCTCGCCGTCTATGAGCGGAAGATCGATATGGCAAAGGCATACCTGATGGATCCGCAAAGCTTTAAACCCGGTCAGATCTATTATGTGGATCAGCGCCCGTTTACAATTGATCACATGAAAGGCACATTTGCCTGGGGAACGTTTGAAAATGAAGATAAATTCTGTGCTTTCCCTATATCACTTCTGAAGAAGAAAAAATGGGTACGGCAATAA
- a CDS encoding RecX family transcriptional regulator codes for MNGMPVIARIRTNNQEEQGFYQIDVTEEGGEISTVDVHEDVLVHEGLHKGMMLSREKLEQLRREAQGIRAYHAGLRYLSYRIRSVHEMRDYLNRKHFSDQQITFAIEHLKEEKLLDDRQYALSFAKTRIRTSTKGPQMIYRELLQAGINQELAAETEDLFPAKEQLEHARKYLHKQKASVKNKKSYIESRQVLSRLLMQRGYSRKITEQVVNEINDFLIENERNALQHQAEKAMQKFRKFSGKEFNLKVRTFLYKKGFPVDAITSYLREQTGDR; via the coding sequence ATGAACGGGATGCCGGTGATCGCCAGAATCCGAACCAATAATCAGGAGGAACAGGGTTTTTATCAGATTGATGTGACGGAAGAGGGCGGAGAAATTTCCACGGTGGATGTTCATGAGGATGTTCTCGTACATGAAGGACTGCATAAAGGGATGATGCTCTCGCGGGAAAAGCTGGAGCAGCTGCGGCGTGAAGCTCAGGGAATCCGGGCGTACCACGCCGGACTGCGTTATCTGTCCTACAGGATCCGCTCTGTCCATGAAATGCGGGATTATCTGAACAGAAAGCATTTTTCAGACCAGCAGATCACCTTCGCCATCGAACACCTGAAGGAAGAAAAGTTGCTGGATGACCGTCAATACGCACTGTCATTTGCCAAAACACGGATCAGGACGTCGACAAAGGGTCCGCAGATGATCTATCGCGAACTGCTTCAGGCCGGAATAAATCAGGAGCTGGCAGCAGAAACAGAAGATCTGTTTCCTGCTAAAGAGCAGCTGGAACATGCGCGGAAATATCTGCATAAGCAGAAGGCGTCAGTAAAAAACAAGAAATCATATATTGAATCAAGACAGGTGCTCTCACGTCTCTTGATGCAAAGAGGCTACTCACGTAAAATCACGGAACAGGTCGTAAACGAGATCAATGATTTTCTGATTGAAAATGAAAGAAATGCCCTGCAACATCAGGCGGAGAAAGCCATGCAGAAATTCAGGAAATTCAGCGGAAAAGAATTTAATCTAAAAGTCCGGACGTTTCTATATAAAAAAGGATTTCCCGTCGATGCCATTACTTCTTATCTTCGGGAGCAGACAGGTGACAGATAA
- the pdaA gene encoding delta-lactam-biosynthetic de-N-acetylase, with protein MLAAVILAAPGTAAAADWYFKPSKNHQPATTEPEYKALLKKYDGIYIGDITKKEVYFTFDNGYEAGYTAKILDTLKKEHVPAAFFITGHYIKDQPGLVRRMVREGHIIGNHSWGHPDLSRISDEKYKMELEKLRQAYTELTGKRSMPYLRPPRGTFSERSMKLAQEQGYISVFWSAAYKDWLRDQPRGADYAYMQIMKRMHPGAILLLHTVSSDNAEALPRVIHDLKKMGYHFRSLDDLTAKKQLPAVFW; from the coding sequence CTGCTGCGGACTGGTATTTCAAACCATCGAAGAATCATCAGCCGGCAACAACAGAACCTGAGTATAAGGCGCTTCTGAAAAAATACGACGGCATCTATATTGGCGACATAACGAAAAAAGAAGTCTACTTTACATTTGATAACGGTTATGAAGCGGGTTATACTGCGAAAATCCTTGATACACTGAAAAAGGAACATGTACCGGCTGCTTTTTTTATCACCGGTCATTACATCAAGGATCAGCCGGGACTGGTCAGACGGATGGTACGGGAAGGGCATATTATCGGCAATCATTCCTGGGGTCATCCGGATCTGTCCCGTATCAGCGATGAAAAATATAAAATGGAGCTTGAAAAACTCAGACAGGCATACACCGAACTGACAGGAAAGCGGTCGATGCCTTATCTGCGCCCGCCACGCGGAACATTCAGCGAGCGTTCGATGAAGCTCGCGCAGGAACAGGGTTATATCAGCGTTTTCTGGTCTGCGGCTTATAAGGACTGGCTGCGTGACCAGCCGCGCGGGGCGGATTACGCTTACATGCAGATCATGAAAAGGATGCATCCCGGAGCGATTCTGCTTCTCCACACCGTTTCCAGTGATAATGCAGAGGCCTTGCCCCGGGTCATTCATGATTTGAAGAAAATGGGGTATCACTTCCGCAGTCTGGATGATCTGACAGCCAAAAAACAGCTTCCTGCCGTATTCTGGTGA